In Iodobacter fluviatilis, one DNA window encodes the following:
- a CDS encoding tetratricopeptide repeat protein has product MKAFSKSTQWILALAVLIAMATGIKQYQQHKQNQALAMPDAAVQQLKLNAAQSQLKEIANAGHPLAARLIAEQTEDKQEAAKWYEKSAEAGDQKSRYQLGLAYLKGTGVTQNAQKARLWFSTAGKQGLYQLGMMTLKGEGGAKDQAKGIAMVETAAQNHDPAAIYTLGNWYRYGDYVNQDLQLAVKHYKQAANLQYVPALQELALALEMGEMGLDINPAQAHSLSEMAGHISHCKQDHTNEVKVFD; this is encoded by the coding sequence ATGAAAGCTTTTTCCAAATCCACACAATGGATACTCGCCCTTGCCGTACTTATTGCGATGGCAACCGGCATCAAACAATATCAACAGCACAAACAAAACCAAGCATTGGCCATGCCCGATGCCGCCGTGCAACAGCTTAAATTAAATGCAGCTCAGTCACAGCTGAAAGAAATCGCAAATGCAGGCCACCCGCTTGCAGCAAGGCTGATTGCCGAGCAAACAGAAGACAAACAAGAAGCCGCAAAATGGTATGAAAAATCAGCCGAAGCAGGCGATCAAAAATCCCGCTACCAGCTGGGTCTTGCCTATTTAAAAGGCACAGGCGTGACGCAAAATGCCCAAAAAGCACGGCTCTGGTTTAGTACTGCCGGTAAACAGGGGCTTTATCAGCTGGGCATGATGACGCTTAAAGGCGAAGGCGGCGCTAAGGACCAGGCTAAAGGCATCGCCATGGTAGAAACCGCGGCCCAAAACCACGACCCGGCCGCGATCTACACCCTAGGCAACTGGTATCGCTATGGCGACTATGTAAATCAAGATCTTCAGCTGGCCGTTAAACACTACAAACAAGCCGCTAATCTGCAATATGTACCCGCACTGCAAGAGCTGGCACTCGCACTTGAAATGGGCGAAATGGGCCTAGATATCAACCCCGCCCAAGCCCACAGCCTCAGCGAAATGGCCGGCCATATCAGCCATTGCAAGCAAGATCATACGAATGAAGTGAAGGTGTTTGATTAA
- a CDS encoding ImpA family metalloprotease — translation MKYKSLLSMLMLGVLTACGGSGSSDSPSVSPPVNVPISSSDASLIATAVKNGSTAGLNASHRTLLLQQALLLAQRYQQQNNTALSDIYGGASLDLTLNLSKNSNLITPSLSTMATPLMVSDEGRGMAAISQYGKGRGLAYGADVLAWMADQSKENQHFALFSRAFNWVVTGKAAGPLPATVKFATAGYDARSVTKLLTRMGKTPQAQACDLAASTNSCWQDADVLFFGAGVRDDAELSRQVRKYLESGKAVIYMHPNWGDSTGGRKVLQALGMDLGGYGGNYFASTAGMSAGSQRTVSDALKQGDKLALLIQAIQQMSSSSVSLDLSKDTSSADAITAIHKELDSLQSTGGDVFAEPTADLHQLLVLWADLYRPDIEYGKINRSTQPAEFLRTYASDSWLAFNRANTTVARAGQGDFMPQAAQQLPVSGSAETIEVTIAQADGVTAIGRAAVPGKPVYIEVLASNGKLGVQSNYLRTWGNPLTDDVSEGYKRPRRPHSFTIPLKSSGETVLVTPFGGPLYLNYVGATAGQSVTLKIRGAAKYAHFDFTKEQSDAEINEAIAALKRKDFGWQTAKFVGGEIQQTIHYANEAMGNLEPKVYIVDQIKGMLFDSNHIANGYSNMPMSANVATLCTQLGWTCDGPIHSAPGVQHFVGWIAACGYLCSGNPSDGFAGISGTGWGHAHELGHNTVQRVMHIELNGKGCLVECDNNILASAHMMRQYALTGIDNGHITDHPALYQYIVQNRQSGKSGEAQRADMENRLWGGDTQDPMRAVHFQLAFLFSKYRAKEAVPGMQASMDYFTLLTKADRLVSKEWEAGNKYGMSRYANNTISNHELLYVLSSKIIGQDVRKIFVMYGLPLSQSALDSVADLKLPLATEQFYALTQKKFNQVSSGKWLDLSASTPAYPQ, via the coding sequence ATGAAATATAAATCTCTTCTGAGCATGCTGATGCTGGGCGTGCTTACAGCTTGTGGTGGCAGTGGCAGCTCTGATTCACCATCCGTTTCACCCCCGGTAAATGTGCCCATCAGCAGCAGTGATGCAAGTTTAATTGCGACGGCGGTTAAAAATGGCAGTACGGCAGGGCTAAACGCTTCACATCGCACACTGTTATTGCAGCAGGCTTTGCTGCTGGCTCAGCGCTATCAGCAGCAGAACAATACCGCGCTAAGCGATATCTATGGCGGTGCCAGCCTTGATCTGACGCTTAATTTAAGCAAAAACAGCAATTTAATTACGCCAAGCCTGTCTACCATGGCCACGCCATTAATGGTGTCGGATGAAGGCCGAGGCATGGCGGCAATCAGCCAATATGGCAAGGGGCGCGGTCTGGCTTATGGCGCGGATGTGCTGGCTTGGATGGCCGATCAATCAAAAGAGAATCAGCACTTTGCTTTGTTCAGCCGTGCCTTTAATTGGGTGGTAACAGGCAAGGCGGCTGGGCCATTACCCGCCACCGTTAAATTTGCCACGGCGGGCTACGATGCTAGGAGTGTGACTAAACTGCTGACCCGCATGGGCAAAACGCCGCAAGCCCAGGCCTGCGATCTGGCCGCCAGCACCAATAGCTGCTGGCAGGATGCCGACGTGTTGTTCTTTGGCGCGGGGGTACGAGACGATGCGGAGCTAAGCCGCCAGGTCCGTAAATATTTAGAAAGCGGCAAAGCTGTGATCTATATGCACCCCAACTGGGGAGATTCGACAGGCGGGCGCAAAGTATTGCAAGCCCTAGGCATGGATTTGGGTGGCTATGGCGGTAACTATTTTGCAAGCACGGCGGGAATGTCGGCAGGCAGCCAGCGTACGGTGAGTGATGCCCTTAAGCAGGGGGACAAGCTGGCGCTGTTGATACAAGCCATTCAACAGATGAGCAGTAGCAGCGTAAGCCTAGATTTAAGTAAAGACACCTCGTCTGCCGATGCGATTACGGCAATACATAAAGAGCTGGATAGCTTGCAGAGTACGGGGGGAGATGTGTTTGCAGAGCCTACTGCAGATCTTCATCAGCTGCTGGTTTTGTGGGCGGATCTGTACCGCCCAGATATTGAATACGGCAAAATTAATCGCAGCACTCAGCCTGCCGAATTTTTGCGCACCTATGCTTCTGATTCATGGCTGGCATTTAACCGTGCGAATACCACGGTGGCTCGCGCGGGGCAGGGCGATTTTATGCCGCAGGCTGCGCAGCAATTACCAGTAAGCGGCAGTGCCGAAACGATTGAAGTGACGATAGCTCAGGCTGATGGCGTAACGGCGATTGGCAGGGCTGCAGTACCAGGTAAGCCGGTTTATATCGAAGTGCTGGCAAGTAATGGCAAGCTGGGCGTGCAAAGTAATTATCTGCGCACCTGGGGCAACCCGCTAACCGATGATGTGAGCGAGGGCTATAAGCGCCCACGCCGTCCGCACTCGTTTACGATTCCGCTTAAATCAAGCGGTGAAACGGTATTGGTAACACCTTTTGGCGGCCCGCTGTATTTAAATTATGTGGGTGCTACTGCAGGCCAAAGTGTGACGTTGAAAATTCGTGGTGCAGCCAAATATGCTCACTTTGATTTCACTAAGGAGCAAAGTGATGCAGAGATCAACGAGGCCATTGCCGCTTTAAAGCGTAAAGATTTTGGCTGGCAAACCGCCAAGTTTGTGGGGGGCGAAATCCAGCAGACCATTCATTACGCCAACGAGGCGATGGGCAATCTGGAGCCTAAAGTCTATATCGTCGATCAAATCAAAGGCATGTTGTTCGATTCAAACCATATTGCCAATGGCTACAGCAATATGCCGATGTCGGCTAATGTGGCCACGTTGTGTACGCAACTGGGCTGGACGTGCGACGGGCCAATCCACAGCGCACCGGGTGTGCAGCATTTTGTAGGCTGGATAGCGGCTTGCGGCTATCTGTGTTCAGGTAATCCTTCGGATGGCTTTGCCGGGATCAGCGGCACAGGCTGGGGGCACGCCCATGAGCTGGGCCACAACACCGTGCAGCGTGTGATGCATATCGAGCTCAATGGCAAAGGCTGCCTCGTTGAGTGTGATAACAATATCCTAGCCAGCGCCCATATGATGCGCCAGTACGCACTCACCGGAATAGATAACGGTCATATCACTGATCACCCCGCTCTTTATCAGTACATTGTGCAAAACCGCCAAAGTGGCAAGAGTGGTGAAGCACAACGTGCCGATATGGAAAATCGCCTCTGGGGTGGTGATACTCAGGACCCGATGCGGGCGGTGCATTTTCAGCTGGCTTTTCTGTTCAGTAAATACCGAGCCAAAGAAGCTGTGCCGGGTATGCAGGCCAGCATGGATTACTTTACCCTGCTGACAAAAGCCGATCGCTTGGTGAGCAAGGAATGGGAAGCCGGCAATAAATATGGCATGAGCCGTTACGCCAATAACACCATCAGCAATCATGAGCTGCTCTATGTCTTAAGCTCCAAAATCATCGGGCAGGATGTGCGTAAAATATTTGTGATGTATGGCCTGCCACTTAGCCAGAGCGCGCTGGATTCGGTGGCCGATCTAAAGCTGCCGCTTGCCACAGAGCAGTTTTATGCGCTTACTCAAAAGAAATTCAACCAGGTTTCCAGTGGCAAATGGCTGGATCTATCTGCATCAACCCCAGCCTATCCGCAATAA